The following are from one region of the Novosphingobium humi genome:
- a CDS encoding MarR family winged helix-turn-helix transcriptional regulator — protein MNSSNSMPASPPEDAPAEDGLTDLLISLLKLCSLIGDPMKVGVCDPFDASTNEVKVLMALAGEGPLAGHDLVHITAMSAMNVSRAIAGCKARGWVEDFNDPENRRRRPVRLTDEGEATYRRMQPMLHGVAESLLGKLTVRQRREMGHLTDLVLRRIAEWEAAQPQDQAGS, from the coding sequence ATGAACAGCAGTAACAGCATGCCCGCTTCCCCGCCCGAAGACGCCCCAGCCGAAGACGGTCTGACCGACCTGCTGATCAGCCTGCTCAAATTGTGCAGCCTGATCGGTGATCCGATGAAGGTGGGGGTATGCGACCCCTTCGACGCCTCCACCAACGAGGTGAAGGTGCTGATGGCGCTGGCCGGGGAAGGGCCGCTGGCCGGGCATGATCTGGTGCATATTACCGCCATGTCTGCGATGAATGTCAGCCGGGCGATCGCGGGGTGCAAGGCGCGAGGCTGGGTGGAGGATTTCAACGACCCGGAAAACCGCCGTCGCCGCCCGGTCCGCCTGACCGATGAAGGTGAGGCGACCTATCGCCGGATGCAGCCGATGCTGCACGGCGTGGCCGAAAGCCTGCTGGGCAAACTGACGGTGAGGCAGCGGCGGGAAATGGGGCATTTGACCGATCTGGTTCTGCGCCGCATCGCCGAATGGGAAGCGGCGCAGCCTCAGGATCAGGCCGGTTCCTGA
- a CDS encoding SDR family oxidoreductase, with product MGEETKDWAGRVAFISGGVSGLGFGIARAFALAGMRLALSWRNEDYRSKAAAWFAQNGLEEPLWVRLDVTDREGFARAAEQVEAHFGAVHLVVNNAGVSVFGNTAEASYDDYDWIMGVNFGGVVNGVVSFLPALRRATGRRHVINIASMAAYLSGPQAGIYTASKFAVRGLTESLRYNLVPLGIGCSLVCPALVATNAWDSAFRRPAEFADSGFGEVNRGALEHFGKVFSAGMDPLEAGQRILSGMSEGKGLIFTHPEFAEDFKAIYEESMAALPSDEAPPERLEVERMRRAANKAALEGREITIADLN from the coding sequence ATGGGCGAGGAAACGAAAGACTGGGCAGGCCGGGTGGCCTTTATCAGCGGCGGCGTATCCGGGCTGGGCTTTGGCATAGCGCGGGCCTTTGCGCTGGCGGGGATGCGTCTGGCACTGTCCTGGCGCAACGAGGATTACCGCAGCAAAGCGGCCGCATGGTTTGCCCAAAACGGTCTGGAGGAGCCATTGTGGGTGCGCCTTGACGTAACCGACCGCGAGGGATTTGCCCGCGCCGCAGAGCAGGTCGAGGCCCATTTCGGCGCGGTGCATTTGGTGGTCAACAATGCGGGCGTCTCGGTCTTCGGCAATACCGCCGAGGCATCCTATGACGATTATGACTGGATCATGGGGGTCAACTTTGGCGGCGTCGTCAATGGCGTGGTCTCCTTCCTGCCCGCGCTGCGCCGCGCCACCGGCCGCCGCCATGTCATCAATATCGCCAGCATGGCCGCCTATCTCTCCGGCCCGCAGGCGGGCATCTATACTGCCAGCAAATTCGCGGTCCGGGGCCTGACCGAGAGCTTGCGCTACAATCTGGTGCCGCTGGGCATAGGCTGTTCGCTGGTCTGCCCGGCGCTGGTGGCCACCAACGCATGGGATTCGGCCTTTCGCCGCCCGGCCGAATTTGCCGACAGCGGCTTTGGCGAGGTGAACCGCGGCGCGCTCGAACATTTCGGCAAGGTCTTCTCGGCTGGCATGGACCCGCTCGAAGCTGGGCAGCGTATCCTCTCGGGCATGAGCGAGGGGAAGGGCCTGATCTTTACCCACCCCGAATTCGCCGAGGATTTCAAGGCGATTTATGAGGAAAGCATGGCCGCGCTGCCATCGGATGAGGCGCCCCCCGAGCGGTTGGAGGTCGAGCGGATGCGGCGGGCGGCGAACAAGGCGGCGTTGGAAGGGCGGGAGATTACGATTGCGGATTTGAATTAA
- a CDS encoding SDR family NAD(P)-dependent oxidoreductase, whose amino-acid sequence MVSISGEFVDRCVVVLGGTAGIGLAAARRFREEGAKLAVTGRNMEALRDVAEDLDALAIRSDMADPQQSAGAMAEIEEALGGIDVLFVNAGVGGFAPVEQVTEEFWDQIHDVNLRGAFFAIQRALPLMRDGGAIVVTGSIGSLAAVPGNVVYAAAKAGLRAMARILAKELLPRRIRVNMVSPGPTDTEIFKRDATPQTIAEMKAMMAAVVPIGRMGSAEELAEAVLFLASARASFINGVDLFVDGGCIELR is encoded by the coding sequence ATGGTGTCGATTTCGGGCGAATTTGTTGACCGCTGCGTGGTGGTGCTGGGCGGCACGGCGGGGATCGGCCTTGCCGCCGCGCGCCGCTTTCGCGAGGAAGGCGCGAAACTAGCGGTGACCGGGCGCAACATGGAGGCGCTGCGTGATGTGGCCGAGGATCTCGACGCCTTGGCCATCCGCAGCGACATGGCCGATCCGCAGCAAAGCGCGGGCGCCATGGCCGAAATCGAGGAGGCGCTGGGCGGGATCGACGTGCTTTTCGTCAATGCGGGCGTGGGCGGTTTTGCCCCGGTCGAGCAGGTGACCGAGGAATTCTGGGACCAGATCCATGATGTGAACCTGCGCGGCGCGTTCTTTGCGATTCAGCGCGCCCTGCCGCTGATGCGCGATGGGGGGGCGATTGTCGTCACCGGCTCGATCGGCTCGCTGGCCGCGGTGCCGGGCAATGTTGTCTATGCCGCAGCCAAGGCGGGGCTGCGGGCGATGGCGCGCATTCTGGCCAAGGAATTGCTGCCCCGCCGCATCCGCGTCAACATGGTCAGCCCCGGCCCGACCGACACCGAAATTTTCAAGCGCGACGCCACGCCCCAAACTATCGCCGAAATGAAGGCAATGATGGCCGCAGTGGTGCCAATTGGTCGCATGGGAAGCGCAGAAGAGCTTGCCGAGGCTGTGTTGTTTCTTGCCAGCGCGCGCGCATCGTTTATCAATGGCGTCGACCTATTCGTCGATGGCGGCTGTATCGAGCTGCGTTGA
- a CDS encoding TonB-dependent receptor: MARTIGIFTRARLVQAAATTAMACALSAAPAFAAEAADAPPADAAAEHGLKEIVVTAQFRSQKLQDTPLSITAVTSDLLKSRNQTDISQIAAQAPNVQLTQMGGAFGSSMAAYIRGVGQYDFNPAYEPGVGIYIDDVYYASLTGSVMDLLDLDRVEVLRGPQGTLTGRNSIGGAIKMFSTKPSAENSGNIEAAYGARNRLDLRGSMNFALTDSLFVRVSGVHKRQDGYVNMIDYGCANPGNSLGITGNPNTGKGCVIGKLGEKNYTGARASIRYNPNDKLDWIVSGDYTYENRSNAASVLTVDNTAKTGGVDFRCGNFCTYANFYMPAGGQAGQAYTMPMNTMFTGWGVSSNLKYTLSDNLNLQSITAYRKYHQTFGTDDDFTPYGPIGGAGYNDLTFRFFSQELRLNGKIGSLAEWTIGGFYNDQTSVYFTRQDIRYIVPNVPSFYLQFQGNDPVKANSKAGFATLILHPTSKLNVTAGLRYTSEHKDYTFVRQNWSGGALVDPFGVGALNGSVANYDGNKLDWRISADYRFSPQLMAYATVSTGFKGGGVTARPFTKTQATNGTFRPETLTSYELGLKSDLFDRRLRLNLAGFVNDYKNIQLPISDCSLLDGFAPGTDPYPCAAIQNAGDGKMWGLEGELSATPIDGLNIDATLSWIDGEWNRISAQVTSIKLSDPITSPNWRGSAGIQYTADLGGKNGTLTPRFDLVYTGRQQIGRLTVTSPLDYNPAFALANARLTWKNPKEDLAISFEVSNLFDKYYYLPLRFQALYASAGTVYSNVGRPREWAISVRKSF, from the coding sequence ATGGCCAGGACTATTGGCATTTTTACTCGCGCGCGCCTGGTTCAGGCGGCTGCCACCACGGCGATGGCCTGTGCGCTGAGCGCCGCGCCCGCCTTCGCCGCCGAAGCCGCTGACGCTCCGCCCGCCGATGCCGCCGCAGAGCATGGTCTGAAAGAAATCGTGGTGACGGCCCAGTTCCGCTCGCAAAAGCTGCAGGACACGCCGCTTTCGATCACGGCGGTAACCTCCGACCTTTTGAAGTCGCGCAACCAGACCGACATCAGCCAGATTGCCGCCCAGGCCCCCAACGTTCAGCTCACGCAAATGGGCGGCGCTTTCGGCTCCTCGATGGCGGCCTATATCCGCGGCGTGGGCCAATATGACTTCAACCCCGCCTATGAGCCGGGCGTTGGCATCTATATCGACGATGTTTACTATGCCTCGCTCACCGGTTCGGTGATGGATCTGCTCGACCTCGACCGGGTTGAAGTGCTGCGCGGCCCGCAGGGCACGCTGACGGGGCGCAACTCGATCGGCGGCGCGATCAAGATGTTCTCGACCAAGCCGAGCGCGGAAAATTCGGGCAATATCGAGGCTGCCTATGGTGCGCGCAACCGTCTGGACCTGCGCGGCAGCATGAATTTCGCGCTGACTGACTCGCTGTTCGTGCGCGTGTCGGGCGTTCACAAGCGCCAGGACGGCTATGTGAACATGATCGACTATGGCTGCGCCAATCCCGGCAACTCGCTGGGTATCACGGGCAATCCCAATACCGGCAAGGGCTGTGTGATCGGCAAGCTGGGCGAGAAGAATTACACCGGCGCGCGCGCCTCGATCCGCTACAACCCGAATGACAAGCTCGACTGGATCGTTTCGGGCGATTATACCTACGAAAACCGCAGCAATGCCGCCAGTGTGCTGACCGTGGACAACACGGCCAAGACCGGCGGGGTCGATTTCCGCTGCGGCAATTTCTGCACCTATGCCAATTTCTACATGCCCGCCGGCGGCCAGGCAGGGCAGGCCTATACGATGCCGATGAACACGATGTTCACCGGCTGGGGCGTATCGAGCAATCTGAAGTATACGCTCAGCGACAATCTCAACCTCCAGTCGATCACCGCCTATCGCAAGTATCACCAGACCTTTGGCACCGACGACGATTTCACCCCCTATGGACCGATAGGCGGGGCCGGTTACAATGACCTGACCTTCCGCTTCTTCAGCCAGGAACTGCGCCTGAACGGCAAGATCGGCAGCCTGGCCGAATGGACCATCGGCGGTTTCTACAATGACCAGACCTCGGTCTATTTCACCCGTCAGGACATTCGCTACATCGTGCCGAACGTGCCCAGCTTCTACCTGCAATTCCAGGGCAACGATCCGGTCAAGGCCAATTCCAAGGCCGGTTTTGCCACGCTGATCCTGCATCCCACCTCCAAACTCAACGTGACGGCGGGCCTGCGCTATACCAGCGAGCACAAGGATTACACCTTTGTCCGCCAGAACTGGTCGGGCGGCGCGCTGGTTGATCCGTTCGGCGTGGGCGCGCTTAATGGCAGCGTGGCCAATTACGACGGCAACAAGCTCGACTGGCGCATTTCGGCCGACTATCGCTTCAGCCCGCAACTGATGGCCTATGCCACGGTCAGCACCGGCTTCAAAGGCGGCGGCGTGACGGCGCGTCCGTTCACCAAGACGCAGGCCACCAACGGCACGTTCCGCCCCGAAACGCTCACTTCTTATGAACTGGGCCTCAAGAGCGACCTGTTCGACCGTCGTCTGCGCCTGAACCTGGCCGGTTTCGTCAATGACTACAAGAACATCCAGCTGCCGATCTCGGATTGTTCGCTGCTCGACGGCTTCGCGCCGGGCACCGATCCCTATCCCTGCGCCGCCATTCAGAATGCGGGCGATGGCAAGATGTGGGGTCTTGAAGGCGAACTTTCGGCCACGCCGATTGACGGCCTGAACATCGATGCCACGCTGAGCTGGATCGATGGCGAATGGAACCGGATCAGCGCGCAGGTCACCTCGATCAAACTGTCCGATCCGATCACCTCGCCCAATTGGCGCGGCAGCGCGGGCATCCAGTACACCGCCGATCTGGGCGGCAAGAACGGCACACTGACCCCGCGTTTTGACCTTGTCTATACCGGGCGCCAGCAGATCGGCCGCCTGACTGTGACCAGCCCGCTGGATTACAACCCGGCCTTTGCGCTGGCCAATGCCCGCCTGACCTGGAAAAACCCCAAGGAGGATCTGGCGATCAGCTTTGAAGTGTCGAACCTGTTTGACAAATACTACTACCTGCCGCTGCGCTTCCAGGCGCTCTATGCCTCGGCGGGCACGGTTTACAGCAATGTGGGCCGTCCGCGCGAATGGGCGATCTCGGTTCGCAAGTCTTTCTGA
- a CDS encoding CmcJ/NvfI family oxidoreductase, with the protein MPLAQIAYSGRGVERPRYYANAHHRDVLDIVSHPMHVESARGLNANIDREGFTLAIHESAVTDWRDPTQIAGVYAAEIAALVQNVIGADEVKVTPHGILRFSEKSGLAGSGNNSHPARFAHIDVADGSSRMMAERTAGGRPFRRYAAINIWRALSPAPQDVPLALCDARSVGPSDLIVADAIFDEPDGREWGFEGLLVGHNPGHRWFYYPDMHAGEVILFKTKDSDENVARHIPHVAFNDPSAPGNAPPRSSIEMRATAYWWE; encoded by the coding sequence ATGCCTCTTGCCCAGATCGCCTATTCCGGGCGCGGGGTGGAACGGCCCCGCTATTACGCCAATGCCCATCACCGCGATGTGCTGGATATTGTATCGCACCCGATGCACGTGGAAAGCGCGCGGGGGTTGAATGCGAACATTGACCGAGAAGGGTTCACGCTGGCGATCCACGAAAGCGCCGTGACCGACTGGCGCGATCCCACCCAGATCGCTGGCGTCTATGCCGCCGAGATCGCCGCATTGGTGCAAAACGTCATCGGGGCCGATGAGGTGAAAGTCACGCCCCACGGCATCCTTCGCTTTTCGGAAAAGTCAGGCCTTGCGGGCAGCGGCAACAATTCCCACCCCGCCCGCTTTGCCCATATCGATGTTGCCGACGGATCATCGCGCATGATGGCCGAGCGAACCGCAGGCGGACGACCCTTCCGCCGCTATGCCGCGATCAATATCTGGCGCGCCCTCTCCCCCGCGCCGCAGGATGTGCCTCTCGCCCTGTGTGATGCGCGCAGCGTGGGGCCAAGCGATCTGATCGTGGCGGATGCGATCTTTGATGAGCCCGATGGGCGCGAATGGGGTTTCGAGGGGCTGCTGGTCGGGCATAATCCGGGGCATCGCTGGTTCTACTATCCCGATATGCATGCGGGCGAGGTCATCCTGTTCAAAACCAAGGACAGCGATGAGAATGTCGCGCGGCATATTCCCCATGTGGCGTTTAATGATCCATCCGCGCCGGGGAATGCGCCGCCTCGGTCGAGCATCGAGATGCGAGCAACGGCTTATTGGTGGGAATAA
- a CDS encoding nuclear transport factor 2 family protein, translating into MADTDARLAALERRVQELEDINAIRRLHWAYGYYIDFNRAEDVANLFAEDGEVIFLSGIYKGREGAYRLYGTWFKSLFLAPGEEGPAYGFLLDHFQMQDIITIAPDGQTAKGRFRGMLFGGSHESREFKPQGLPLQFMEAGIYENDYVKENGVWKIKRLDYMMQWQGDYEAGWSKTTAHLQPLTECYPANPIGPDEIRTAELRQTWPYRHDVPMHFAHPRFGALLAGQVQEPA; encoded by the coding sequence ATGGCAGATACAGACGCCCGTCTGGCCGCGCTGGAGCGGCGCGTGCAGGAGTTGGAGGATATCAACGCGATCCGCCGCCTGCATTGGGCCTATGGTTACTATATCGACTTCAACCGGGCCGAAGATGTCGCCAATCTTTTTGCCGAAGACGGCGAGGTTATCTTTCTTTCGGGGATCTACAAGGGCCGCGAAGGCGCCTATCGCCTCTATGGCACATGGTTCAAATCTTTGTTCCTTGCGCCCGGCGAGGAAGGCCCCGCCTATGGCTTCCTGCTCGACCATTTCCAGATGCAGGACATCATCACCATCGCCCCCGATGGCCAGACCGCCAAGGGCCGCTTCCGCGGCATGCTGTTTGGCGGCAGCCATGAAAGCCGCGAGTTCAAGCCGCAGGGCCTGCCGCTGCAATTCATGGAGGCAGGCATCTATGAGAATGATTACGTTAAGGAAAACGGGGTCTGGAAGATCAAGCGCCTCGATTACATGATGCAGTGGCAGGGCGATTATGAAGCAGGCTGGTCAAAGACCACCGCGCATCTTCAGCCGCTGACCGAATGCTATCCGGCAAACCCCATCGGCCCGGATGAAATCCGCACGGCGGAATTGCGCCAGACGTGGCCGTATCGCCATGATGTGCCGATGCATTTCGCCCATCCGCGCTTCGGCGCCCTGCTCGCCGGACAGGTTCAGGAACCGGCCTGA
- a CDS encoding DUF3237 domain-containing protein — MEFSTLDNPRLTFAFACTLRFTRVQMVPDIPSGGMRSAVYVDEGTFEGPRLRGRAVPNSGGDYALFRPDDTACFDARYMLEEEDGTLIYMQNKGFLWGREPGVMDRLRQWAFAGGDPVPHAEYYLRAQPSFETSKGKHDWLTRHVFIGIGERRPDGNHVRYYALT, encoded by the coding sequence ATGGAATTTTCCACGCTCGACAACCCCCGCCTCACCTTTGCCTTCGCCTGCACCTTGCGTTTCACACGGGTTCAGATGGTGCCCGACATCCCATCGGGCGGCATGCGCAGCGCGGTCTATGTGGACGAAGGCACGTTTGAAGGGCCGCGCCTGCGCGGGCGCGCCGTGCCCAATTCGGGCGGCGATTATGCGCTGTTCCGCCCCGATGACACGGCCTGTTTCGACGCTCGCTATATGCTGGAGGAGGAAGACGGGACGCTGATCTATATGCAGAACAAGGGCTTTCTGTGGGGACGCGAACCGGGCGTCATGGACCGGCTGCGCCAATGGGCCTTTGCCGGGGGCGATCCGGTGCCACACGCCGAATATTACCTGCGCGCCCAGCCCAGCTTTGAAACCAGCAAGGGCAAGCATGACTGGCTGACCCGCCACGTCTTCATCGGCATCGGCGAGCGCCGCCCGGACGGCAACCATGTGCGCTATTACGCGCTGACATAA
- a CDS encoding nuclear transport factor 2 family protein — MMARTAQEEANLRLVIEMYHKVLIAMDSQAADHYIAPDYVQHSSLAEPGVEALKAFLDKVRAESPDARQTIHRAMVDGDMVAVHVHVERFPGDPGLAVVDIFRVAGGMIAEHWDVLQEVPANPVNPNSMF; from the coding sequence ATGATGGCGCGGACTGCGCAGGAAGAGGCCAATCTGCGCCTCGTGATCGAGATGTATCACAAGGTCTTGATCGCGATGGATTCGCAGGCCGCCGACCACTATATTGCGCCCGATTATGTGCAGCATTCCTCGCTGGCAGAGCCGGGTGTGGAGGCTTTGAAAGCTTTTCTCGACAAGGTGCGCGCCGAAAGCCCCGATGCGCGGCAAACCATTCATCGCGCCATGGTCGATGGCGATATGGTGGCGGTGCATGTCCATGTCGAACGCTTTCCCGGCGATCCGGGGCTGGCCGTGGTGGATATTTTCCGTGTGGCAGGTGGCATGATTGCCGAGCACTGGGATGTGCTGCAGGAAGTGCCCGCGAACCCCGTCAATCCCAATTCCATGTTCTGA
- a CDS encoding nuclear transport factor 2 family protein codes for MTPKQVVARFMDEFYMKKQVRSSFERWVDPGYIQHNPYAATGRDAAITFLEKFVNENKGQHTKIHRIIADGNLVAVHSHGWNEGGDAAAQRGFAVVDIFRVKGCRVMEHWDVISPVPEHSANTNTMF; via the coding sequence ATGACGCCCAAGCAGGTCGTGGCCCGGTTCATGGACGAGTTTTACATGAAGAAGCAGGTCCGCTCATCCTTTGAGCGCTGGGTCGATCCCGGCTATATTCAGCACAATCCCTATGCCGCGACCGGGCGCGATGCCGCGATCACTTTCCTGGAAAAGTTTGTTAATGAAAACAAGGGGCAGCATACCAAGATCCACCGCATCATCGCCGATGGCAATCTGGTCGCGGTCCATTCGCACGGGTGGAACGAGGGCGGCGATGCGGCGGCCCAGCGCGGCTTTGCGGTGGTCGACATCTTTCGCGTCAAGGGCTGCCGGGTGATGGAGCATTGGGATGTGATCTCGCCCGTGCCGGAACATTCGGCCAATACGAACACGATGTTTTAA
- a CDS encoding PQQ-binding-like beta-propeller repeat protein, whose amino-acid sequence MKRLISTLAIAALATQLTASQTAPEGAGNQWINPGGDAGKTHYSRLSQITPANAPRLGLAWMAELGTTRGMEATPVMVGGVLYTAGVAGRAYAHDAATGRLLWAFEPQVDMQFNRTACCDMVNRGLAVADGKVFIAALDGWMYALDAKTGKVAWKTDFIENRAKGDNSTGAPEVAGDVVIIGMAGAEYDVRGYVTALDLKTGRIRWRWHVVPRDPALGPQERPELDAALKTWDPHSRWDIGGGGAPWDAINYDPETGLVLIGTGNGGPYATSKRSPSGGDNLYIGSVVALDPKTGAMKWHYQETPGDNWDFTSTQPMVLTHVKLDGADRPVVLHAPKNGFMYVLDRRDGKLLRANAIARVNWASGVDLKTGRPNLTPESSDYTTGPKIVFPGTPGARNWHGAAYSPKTGLYYGAVLDIGNLIFMTPGQKPLKARGLNNDAALIFTTDVGDAVDTLPPPLAAQVKALPAFAEAVKNPGTAQMRALDPLTGKTVWAADMKGWQDRSGALVTEGGIMVHGNVAGQLVVRNAANGRIIKTIDTGTSILAAPMTYMIGKTQYIAVAAGWGGGGFPFVPRYAAAYNRVNANRLLVFKLEGKARMTPPPRLPALTVAPEPPAQAPGVTAETIARGQGLFFANCAICHANRHRSITPDLRRMQPGTHEMFRQILLDGLLVPGGMPRWNDILTPADADAIHAYLIDQQTKTRVEELAKVKAGKPLDGPALTILSNY is encoded by the coding sequence ATGAAACGGCTGATCTCCACCCTCGCCATCGCGGCGCTGGCCACACAACTGACCGCCAGCCAAACGGCGCCGGAGGGCGCGGGCAACCAATGGATCAACCCCGGCGGCGATGCGGGCAAGACCCATTACAGCCGCCTCTCGCAAATCACGCCTGCCAATGCCCCCCGCCTCGGCCTGGCATGGATGGCGGAACTCGGCACCACGCGCGGCATGGAGGCGACGCCGGTGATGGTGGGCGGCGTGCTTTACACCGCGGGTGTGGCGGGCCGGGCCTATGCCCATGATGCCGCCACCGGGCGTCTGCTCTGGGCGTTTGAGCCGCAGGTGGACATGCAATTCAACCGCACGGCCTGCTGCGACATGGTCAACCGGGGCCTTGCCGTGGCCGATGGCAAGGTGTTCATCGCCGCGCTCGACGGCTGGATGTATGCGCTCGACGCCAAGACCGGCAAGGTGGCTTGGAAGACCGACTTTATCGAAAACCGGGCGAAGGGCGACAATTCCACCGGCGCGCCCGAAGTCGCGGGCGATGTGGTCATCATCGGCATGGCGGGCGCGGAATATGACGTGCGCGGCTATGTCACCGCGCTGGACCTGAAAACGGGGCGGATCCGCTGGCGCTGGCATGTCGTGCCTCGCGATCCGGCGCTGGGGCCGCAGGAACGCCCAGAACTCGACGCCGCGCTCAAGACATGGGACCCGCACAGCCGCTGGGACATTGGCGGCGGCGGGGCGCCATGGGACGCGATCAATTATGACCCCGAAACCGGGCTGGTGCTGATTGGCACCGGCAATGGCGGGCCATACGCCACATCGAAACGCAGCCCCTCGGGCGGCGACAATCTCTATATCGGCTCGGTTGTCGCGCTTGATCCCAAAACCGGCGCGATGAAATGGCATTATCAGGAAACGCCCGGCGACAACTGGGATTTCACCAGCACCCAGCCGATGGTGCTGACCCATGTGAAACTGGATGGAGCGGATCGCCCGGTGGTCCTCCATGCGCCCAAGAACGGGTTCATGTATGTGCTCGACCGGCGCGACGGCAAACTGCTGCGCGCCAATGCGATTGCGCGGGTCAATTGGGCCAGCGGGGTGGATCTGAAAACCGGGCGGCCCAATCTGACCCCGGAAAGTTCCGATTATACCACCGGACCCAAGATCGTCTTTCCCGGTACGCCGGGCGCGCGCAACTGGCATGGCGCGGCCTACAGTCCCAAGACGGGGCTGTATTACGGCGCGGTGCTGGATATCGGCAATCTGATCTTCATGACGCCGGGGCAGAAGCCTTTAAAGGCACGGGGGCTCAACAATGACGCCGCGCTGATCTTTACCACCGATGTGGGCGATGCGGTCGACACCCTGCCCCCGCCGCTTGCAGCCCAAGTCAAAGCCCTGCCCGCCTTTGCCGAGGCGGTGAAGAACCCCGGCACGGCGCAGATGCGCGCACTCGATCCTCTGACCGGCAAGACCGTCTGGGCCGCCGACATGAAGGGCTGGCAGGACCGCAGCGGGGCCTTGGTGACCGAGGGCGGGATCATGGTGCATGGCAATGTCGCGGGGCAACTGGTGGTGCGCAATGCCGCCAATGGGCGCATCATCAAGACCATCGACACCGGCACCAGCATCCTTGCCGCGCCGATGACCTATATGATCGGCAAGACCCAATATATCGCCGTGGCGGCGGGCTGGGGCGGCGGGGGCTTTCCCTTTGTGCCGCGCTATGCCGCCGCCTATAACCGGGTCAATGCCAACCGCCTGCTGGTGTTCAAGCTGGAGGGCAAGGCGCGGATGACGCCCCCGCCACGCCTGCCCGCGCTGACCGTGGCGCCCGAACCGCCGGCGCAGGCGCCGGGGGTGACGGCAGAAACCATCGCGCGAGGGCAAGGTCTGTTCTTCGCCAATTGCGCGATCTGCCATGCCAACCGCCATCGCTCGATCACGCCCGACCTGCGCCGGATGCAACCCGGCACGCATGAGATGTTCCGCCAGATCCTGCTCGACGGCTTGCTGGTGCCCGGCGGGATGCCGCGCTGGAATGATATCCTCACGCCGGCGGACGCCGATGCGATCCACGCCTATCTGATCGACCAGCAGACCAAGACACGCGTTGAGGAACTGGCCAAGGTGAAGGCGGGCAAGCCGCTCGACGGACCGGCTCTGACCATTCTTTCCAATTACTAG